One window of the Sulfitobacter alexandrii genome contains the following:
- a CDS encoding AzlC family ABC transporter permease yields the protein MVITTTKSAYLKGFADGAPFILVIIPFAALFGLIATEAGLSVIEALSFSVVVIAGAAQFTALQLMQEQAPTIIVLASALAVNLRMAMYSASLTPWIGAAPLWQRALAAYLTVDQSYVVAVGQFEKAPEMTIPQRMAYFFGCVTPIVPLWYFFTFIGAYLGAQVPDEWALDFAIPITFLAMIAPMFRTLAHVAAAVVAVVVSLLAVAVPYSLGVIVAGLAGMLAGAQVEYWMASAARKGR from the coding sequence ATGGTCATCACCACCACCAAATCCGCCTATCTGAAGGGCTTTGCCGACGGTGCCCCCTTCATTCTGGTGATCATTCCCTTCGCCGCGCTCTTCGGCCTGATTGCGACGGAGGCCGGCCTGTCGGTGATCGAGGCGCTTTCCTTCTCGGTCGTCGTGATCGCGGGTGCGGCCCAGTTCACGGCCCTGCAACTGATGCAGGAGCAGGCGCCCACCATCATCGTGCTGGCCTCGGCGCTTGCGGTCAACCTGCGCATGGCGATGTATTCCGCCTCGCTTACGCCATGGATCGGGGCGGCCCCCCTGTGGCAGCGGGCGCTGGCCGCCTACCTGACGGTCGACCAGTCCTACGTGGTTGCCGTCGGTCAGTTCGAGAAAGCGCCGGAGATGACCATTCCACAGAGAATGGCCTATTTCTTCGGCTGCGTGACCCCGATCGTGCCGCTTTGGTACTTCTTCACCTTCATCGGTGCCTACCTCGGCGCGCAGGTGCCCGATGAATGGGCGCTGGACTTTGCCATTCCCATCACGTTCCTCGCCATGATCGCGCCGATGTTCCGCACGCTGGCCCATGTCGCCGCGGCCGTTGTCGCCGTGGTGGTCAGCCTGCTGGCCGTGGCCGTCCCCTATTCGCTGGGCGTCATCGTGGCGGGCCTTGCCGGCATGTTGGCGGGGGCGCAGGTCGAA